GCCTGTTCGCCAACCAGTGGATGAAACTGCTGACGTTCCTCGCCTTCCTGTCGCTCACGTATCACGCCTGGATCGGCGTGCGTGACATCTGGATGGACTACGTGAAGCCCGTGGCAGTGCGTTTGACGCTGCAAGTGTTGACGATTCTGTGGCTCGTCGGTTGTGCGGGCTACGCAGCTCAGATTCTCTGGAGGGTTTAAGTCATGGTCGCAGTCAAGACGGCCCTGCCGCGCCGCAAGTTCGACGTCGTGATCGTCGGTGCGGGTGGCGCGGGCATGCGCGCATCGCTGCAACTCGCAGAAGCCGGCCTGTCCGTGGCCGTGCTGTCCAAGGTTTTCCCCACCCGCTCGCACACGGTTGCGGCACAGGGGGGCATCGGCGCTTCGCTCGGCAACATGAGCGAAGACAACTGGCACTATCACTTCTACGACACCATCAAGGGTTCCGACTGGCTCGGCGACCAGGATGCGATCGAGTTCATGTGCCGCCAGGCGCCGCACGTGGTCTATGAGCTGGAACACTTCGGCATGCCGTTCGACCGCAACGCCGACGGCACCATCTACCAGCGCCCGTTCGGCGGCCACACGTCCAACTACGGCGAGAAGCCGGTGCAGCGAGCCTGCGCCGCCGCCGACCGGACCGGCCACGCGCTGCTGCACACGCTGTACCAGCGCAACGTGCGCGCCAAGACCCACTTCTTCGTCGAATGGATGGCGCTGGACCTGATCCGCGACCAGGACGGCGACGTGCTGGGCGTGACCGCGCTGGAAATGGAAACCGGCGAGGTCTACATCCTCGAAGCCAAGACCACGCTGTTCGCCACCGGCGGTGCAGGGCGGATCTACGCAGCCTCCACCAACGCCTTCATCAACACGGGTGACGGCCTGGGCATGGCGGCGCGCGCTGGCATTCCGCTGGAAGACATGGAGTTCTGGCAGTTCCACCCGACCGGCGTGGC
The sequence above is drawn from the Ralstonia solanacearum K60 genome and encodes:
- the sdhD gene encoding succinate dehydrogenase, hydrophobic membrane anchor protein gives rise to the protein MAQNNIGPKRLVVGAHYGLKDFLAQRVTAVVMAVYTIVLLAAFLFSKDTSYQSWAGLFANQWMKLLTFLAFLSLTYHAWIGVRDIWMDYVKPVAVRLTLQVLTILWLVGCAGYAAQILWRV